One Actinoplanes missouriensis 431 DNA segment encodes these proteins:
- a CDS encoding ATP-binding cassette domain-containing protein: MIELVGVGKSYGPIRALHDVSLKAEAGSVTCVLGDNGAGKSTLIGIMSGLHPHTSGSLLVDGKPTVFSSPREALDLGIATVYQNLAVIPLMEVWRNFFLGSELTAGRFPLAGMRIKEMKRVADAALRDMGIVLADIDQPIGTLSGGQRQGVAIARAIHFGAKVLILDEPTAALGVKQSGAVLKHVAAARDAGIGVVFITHNPHHAYLVGDHFVILKLGSAVLDARRGEVTLEELTAQMAGGDELEQLAHELGRG; the protein is encoded by the coding sequence GTGATCGAACTCGTCGGGGTGGGCAAGAGCTACGGCCCGATCCGGGCGCTGCACGACGTGTCGCTGAAGGCCGAGGCCGGATCGGTGACCTGCGTGCTCGGCGACAACGGCGCCGGCAAGTCCACGCTCATCGGGATCATGTCCGGTCTGCATCCGCACACCTCCGGCTCGCTGCTGGTGGACGGGAAGCCGACCGTCTTCTCCTCGCCGCGGGAGGCGCTCGACCTGGGGATCGCCACCGTGTACCAGAACCTCGCGGTGATCCCGCTGATGGAGGTCTGGCGCAACTTCTTCCTCGGCTCCGAGCTGACCGCCGGGCGCTTCCCGCTCGCCGGGATGCGGATCAAGGAGATGAAGCGGGTCGCCGACGCGGCGCTGCGCGACATGGGCATCGTGCTGGCCGACATCGACCAGCCGATCGGCACGCTCTCCGGCGGCCAGCGGCAGGGCGTCGCGATCGCCCGGGCGATCCACTTCGGGGCGAAGGTGCTGATCCTCGACGAGCCGACGGCGGCGCTCGGGGTGAAGCAGTCCGGCGCGGTGCTCAAGCATGTCGCGGCGGCGCGGGACGCCGGGATCGGGGTCGTGTTCATCACCCACAACCCGCACCACGCCTACCTGGTCGGGGACCACTTCGTGATCCTCAAGCTGGGGTCGGCGGTGCTGGACGCCCGGCGCGGCGAGGTGACCCTGGAGGAGCTGACCGCCCAGATGGCCGGCGGCGACGAGCTGGAGCAGCTGGCCCACGAGCTGGGCAGGGGGTGA